Proteins found in one Paenibacillus borealis genomic segment:
- a CDS encoding ABC transporter ATP-binding protein, producing MAGVRLEHIFKKYPGSDKATVIDINLDIKDKEFLVLVGPSGCGKSTTLRMIAGLEEISEGKMYIGDRVVNDVAPKDRDIAMVFQSYALYPHMSVYQNMAFGLKLRKVKKEEIDKKVREAARILDIEHLLERKPKALSGGQRQRVALGRAIVRDPQVFLMDEPLSNLDAKLRGQMRAEITKLVKRLETTCIYVTHDQTEAMTMGDRIVVMYDGIIQQAASPEELYNEPTNLFVAGFIGSPTMNFINGTLSDVGGAVRFRADNLDVEVPGGKATILRNKGYIGKDVIMGVRPEDIHEEPVFLEASPNTIFTSLVDVTENLGHEMLLYLSGLGANTVIARVDGRSTTREGSKPKLAIDMNKIHLFDKESELNILLG from the coding sequence ATGGCAGGCGTACGTTTAGAGCATATTTTCAAAAAATACCCGGGTTCCGATAAAGCGACAGTAATCGATATCAATCTTGATATTAAAGATAAGGAATTTCTCGTACTGGTTGGTCCTTCCGGTTGCGGTAAATCCACAACACTGCGTATGATCGCAGGTCTTGAAGAAATCTCCGAAGGTAAAATGTACATTGGCGACCGTGTAGTGAATGACGTGGCTCCTAAAGACCGCGATATCGCGATGGTATTCCAATCCTACGCCCTGTACCCGCATATGAGCGTGTATCAGAACATGGCTTTCGGTCTGAAACTGCGTAAAGTGAAGAAAGAAGAAATCGACAAGAAAGTGCGCGAAGCAGCAAGAATCCTCGATATCGAGCATTTGCTGGAACGCAAACCTAAGGCACTGTCCGGTGGTCAACGCCAACGTGTCGCTCTGGGCCGCGCTATTGTCCGTGATCCGCAAGTCTTCTTGATGGATGAGCCTCTTTCCAACTTGGATGCTAAACTTCGTGGTCAAATGCGTGCTGAAATCACTAAGCTGGTTAAACGCCTTGAAACCACTTGTATCTACGTAACGCATGACCAGACAGAAGCTATGACCATGGGTGACCGTATCGTAGTTATGTACGATGGTATCATTCAACAAGCAGCTTCCCCTGAAGAATTGTACAATGAGCCTACAAACCTGTTCGTTGCAGGATTCATCGGATCCCCAACAATGAACTTTATCAATGGTACACTCTCCGATGTTGGCGGCGCTGTCCGCTTCCGCGCGGATAACCTTGATGTTGAAGTTCCAGGAGGCAAAGCTACAATCCTGCGCAACAAAGGTTATATCGGCAAAGATGTAATCATGGGCGTTCGTCCAGAAGATATCCATGAAGAGCCAGTATTCCTGGAAGCTTCCCCTAACACAATCTTCACTTCGCTCGTTGATGTTACCGAAAACCTTGGTCATGAAATGCTCCTCTACTTGAGCGGCCTTGGCGCTAACACTGTAATTGCCCGTGTAGATGGACGTTCCACTACCCGTGAAGGCAGCAAGCCTAAATTGGCAATCGACATGAACAAAATTCACCTCTTCGATAAAGAGTCCGAACTGAACATTCTGCTGGGATAA
- a CDS encoding PucR family transcriptional regulator encodes MDSEVLRQKLEQLTGKRTGIKQLGRQHSASLFGMGTEQEQAVIHEGYLWIPLYDNDGRITAVWVETEGLSPLELQLVDYAGRNFAVALKATGLKEEGEMEARQLSSWLNAQLEQEKDDTEIPDDITLKGRLFGDMIPFLLVSENVHNPQMTYRSLMKLLRSYFENEVLLIPLQDKEWLILARKELLTGGDDKEDEEESAEDLLSQTSMGLHELIASEWVGVFHLAVSPAIIPVKGLTGSVALLRETIILGRIFQVGDYIHLPWELHMERLVNSIPDDRRRQLLGQIGDYTAVLADKEMLLTLETFFEMDCNVSETAKKLYIHRNTLLYRLDKIKQETGADVRSFGDAAIVKLAMLLYKVTKRK; translated from the coding sequence ATGGATAGCGAGGTTCTGCGTCAAAAATTGGAGCAACTCACCGGAAAGAGAACCGGAATCAAGCAGCTCGGGAGGCAGCATTCAGCTTCTCTTTTTGGCATGGGCACGGAGCAGGAGCAAGCGGTAATTCATGAGGGATATCTATGGATTCCTCTTTATGACAATGACGGACGTATAACCGCGGTGTGGGTGGAGACAGAAGGGCTGTCACCATTGGAGTTGCAGCTGGTCGATTATGCCGGCCGGAACTTCGCGGTTGCCCTCAAGGCTACCGGACTTAAGGAAGAGGGCGAGATGGAAGCCCGTCAGCTCAGCAGCTGGCTGAACGCACAGCTCGAGCAAGAGAAGGATGATACGGAGATTCCGGATGATATTACGCTGAAAGGCCGGCTGTTCGGGGATATGATTCCTTTTTTGCTGGTTAGTGAGAATGTCCATAATCCTCAGATGACGTACCGTTCGTTAATGAAGCTGCTGCGCAGTTATTTTGAGAATGAAGTTCTGTTAATTCCCCTGCAGGATAAAGAATGGTTAATTTTAGCCCGTAAGGAACTGCTCACCGGCGGAGATGATAAGGAAGATGAGGAAGAAAGTGCAGAGGATCTGCTGTCTCAGACCTCTATGGGACTGCATGAACTGATTGCCAGTGAATGGGTTGGGGTCTTCCATCTGGCGGTTTCTCCGGCTATCATCCCGGTTAAAGGGCTGACAGGTTCCGTGGCTCTGCTGCGTGAAACGATTATTCTGGGCCGGATCTTCCAGGTAGGCGATTATATCCATCTGCCATGGGAGCTTCATATGGAGCGTCTGGTGAACAGTATCCCTGATGACCGCCGCAGACAGCTGCTGGGTCAGATCGGTGATTATACGGCTGTGCTGGCGGATAAAGAAATGCTGCTGACTTTGGAGACATTCTTTGAAATGGACTGCAATGTCAGTGAGACTGCGAAGAAGCTGTATATCCACCGGAACACGCTGCTGTACAGACTTGACAAGATCAAGCAGGAGACGGGAGCCGACGTCCGCAGCTTCGGGGATGCTGCAATTGTGAAGTTAGCCATGTTATTGTATAAAGTGACGAAAAGAAAATAG
- a CDS encoding acyltransferase produces MNAAKQERLPQLDIYRALAILGVLHVHSSSFAAGEMALQSPYYYWLNWINIFFKFGTPSFIFLSSFVLFYNYYGRPVTRSLIGSFYRRRLKYILLPYLLASIGYYGLTLYVNGKLTQPLAESVSSFLGALFTGSAYAHLYFVFISIQFYLLFPLLLKLLQSSRLWVRWAFPLGLALQWVFIIWNKYQLHIVEKGSLSISYLAYYMLGAYIAINFEQIKQWLMKPWRELATGHKVLTVLLVTLWLGAAFTHVQLWYRARHFGVWTDSLWYELLWNVHTILSALVLLYATFLIYRRAPKVIVAILTRLGEISFAVYLIHPLLLAMYRRFGTGIPTDSLTYVFYIYGGLAVALAGSWIIVQFAFRRIRLSWVAFGSVPRSLAPPLKDKPVRGSTNGGVLEGKDISKS; encoded by the coding sequence GTGAATGCAGCTAAACAGGAACGCCTTCCCCAGCTGGATATTTACCGTGCTCTGGCGATACTGGGCGTATTGCATGTACACTCATCATCTTTTGCGGCCGGAGAAATGGCACTCCAGTCGCCCTATTATTACTGGCTGAACTGGATCAACATTTTTTTCAAATTCGGTACGCCGTCATTTATTTTTCTCAGTAGCTTCGTGCTGTTCTATAATTATTACGGTAGGCCCGTGACGCGGAGCCTGATCGGAAGCTTTTACCGGCGTAGGCTGAAGTACATTCTGCTCCCCTATCTGCTGGCCTCCATCGGCTATTACGGATTGACCTTGTACGTTAATGGTAAGCTGACACAGCCTCTGGCAGAGAGCGTCTCCAGCTTCCTGGGAGCCTTATTTACGGGTTCAGCTTATGCGCATTTGTATTTCGTATTCATCAGTATCCAGTTCTACCTGCTGTTTCCGCTGCTGCTCAAGCTGCTGCAGAGTTCACGGCTGTGGGTGCGCTGGGCTTTTCCGCTTGGACTTGCGCTGCAGTGGGTATTCATTATCTGGAACAAGTACCAGCTGCATATTGTGGAAAAAGGAAGCTTGTCGATCTCTTATCTGGCATACTATATGCTGGGCGCTTATATCGCTATAAATTTCGAACAGATCAAGCAGTGGCTGATGAAGCCCTGGCGTGAACTGGCAACCGGGCATAAAGTGCTGACTGTGCTGCTGGTGACACTGTGGCTGGGGGCAGCCTTCACCCATGTGCAGTTATGGTATAGAGCCCGCCACTTCGGGGTATGGACGGACTCGCTGTGGTACGAGCTGCTCTGGAATGTACATACGATACTGTCGGCGCTGGTGCTGCTGTATGCCACTTTTCTTATTTACCGCAGGGCACCGAAGGTGATTGTTGCTATTTTGACCCGGCTGGGCGAGATTTCATTTGCGGTGTATCTGATTCATCCTCTGCTGCTTGCAATGTATAGAAGATTCGGCACGGGTATCCCAACAGATTCGTTAACCTATGTATTCTATATTTACGGAGGATTGGCGGTGGCGCTGGCCGGCAGCTGGATCATTGTGCAATTTGCGTTCCGCCGCATCCGCCTGTCCTGGGTGGCATTCGGGAGCGTACCGCGTTCACTTGCCCCTCCGTTGAAGGATAAGCCTGTGCGCGGGAGCACAAATGGTGGAGTGCTCGAAGGCAAAGATATCAGTAAATCATGA
- the gntK gene encoding gluconokinase — translation MIGVDIGTTSTKAVLFKENGTIVAQSNQGYPLHQPSPSVAEQDPGQILQAVIHTIAAVMQDSHISPDQILLVSFSSAMHSVIAVDSSGKPLTACITWADNRSSAAARRLKNELNGHELYMRTGTPVHPMSPITKLMWLGEEQPELFSQTHKFISIKEYIFFRLFGDYVIDHSIASSTGMFNLEKLDWDAEALRIAGITPERLSRPVPTTQLMQGLLPGLPEELGLLATTPFIVGASDGVLSNLGVGAIEPGVIAATIGTSGAIRTVVDRPLTDPKGRIFCYALTDKHWVIGGPVNNGGMLFRWVRDEFAASEVETAKRLGIDPYEVLTRIAEQVPPGSNGLLFHPYLTGERAPLWNPDARGSFFGLSMNHRKEHMIRSVLEGVIFNMYTVLLAMEEVIGQPGRILATGGFARSALWRQMMADIFDQEVVVPESFESSCLGAVVLGLYAIGRIDSFDSVFGMIGSTHRHEPVQAHAKVYKQLLPIYISVYRSLEGQYQAIADFQREQAGE, via the coding sequence ATGATCGGCGTTGATATTGGAACCACCAGCACCAAGGCTGTCCTCTTCAAGGAGAACGGAACAATCGTCGCACAGAGCAATCAAGGCTATCCGCTTCATCAGCCTTCCCCTTCTGTCGCAGAACAGGACCCCGGCCAGATTCTGCAAGCCGTAATCCATACCATAGCAGCGGTCATGCAGGACAGCCACATCTCTCCTGACCAGATTCTGCTTGTCTCCTTCAGCTCAGCCATGCATAGCGTCATCGCTGTAGATTCTTCCGGCAAACCGCTGACTGCCTGTATCACTTGGGCCGACAACCGGAGCAGCGCCGCTGCCCGGCGGCTGAAGAATGAACTGAACGGGCATGAGCTGTATATGCGGACAGGAACACCTGTCCACCCAATGTCTCCGATTACCAAGCTGATGTGGCTCGGTGAGGAGCAGCCGGAGCTGTTCAGCCAGACCCATAAATTCATCTCCATCAAAGAATATATCTTCTTCAGGCTGTTCGGCGATTATGTAATCGATCATTCCATTGCCTCATCTACAGGCATGTTCAATCTGGAGAAGCTTGACTGGGATGCTGAGGCGCTCCGTATTGCCGGTATTACTCCAGAACGTCTATCAAGACCGGTGCCAACCACGCAGCTCATGCAGGGGCTGCTTCCGGGGCTTCCGGAAGAGCTTGGGCTCCTGGCCACCACCCCGTTTATTGTAGGTGCCAGTGACGGTGTCCTGTCCAATCTGGGGGTTGGCGCCATAGAGCCGGGGGTTATTGCCGCTACTATAGGCACCAGCGGTGCCATCCGCACCGTGGTGGACCGGCCGCTGACCGACCCGAAGGGGCGGATCTTCTGCTATGCACTAACGGACAAGCACTGGGTCATTGGCGGACCCGTGAATAATGGCGGCATGCTGTTCCGCTGGGTGCGTGATGAGTTCGCCGCCTCAGAGGTAGAGACCGCGAAGCGCCTCGGCATTGACCCTTATGAGGTGCTCACCCGCATTGCCGAACAGGTGCCTCCGGGCAGCAATGGACTGCTCTTCCATCCGTATCTTACCGGTGAGCGTGCCCCGCTGTGGAATCCGGATGCCCGCGGCTCCTTCTTCGGATTAAGCATGAATCACCGCAAGGAACATATGATCCGCTCGGTGCTGGAGGGTGTCATCTTCAATATGTACACCGTACTGCTCGCCATGGAGGAGGTTATCGGCCAGCCGGGCAGAATCCTGGCCACTGGCGGCTTCGCCCGCTCGGCTCTATGGCGGCAGATGATGGCGGATATATTTGACCAGGAGGTTGTGGTTCCCGAGAGCTTCGAGAGCTCCTGCCTCGGCGCAGTTGTACTCGGGCTGTATGCCATAGGCCGGATCGATTCCTTCGATTCCGTATTCGGGATGATCGGCTCTACCCACCGCCATGAACCCGTCCAGGCACATGCCAAAGTCTATAAGCAGCTGCTGCCCATCTATATCTCCGTATACCGGAGCCTCGAAGGCCAATATCAGGCAATTGCCGATTTCCAGCGTGAACAAGCCGGGGAGTAG
- a CDS encoding NAD(P)/FAD-dependent oxidoreductase, which translates to MIYDAIIVGGGFAGLQAAIQLGRYSAHQVLVIDAGGGRSSLCRSYHNILGWPDGVPGEELRARGRLQAERAGVEFQKDRIVKAEKPDELFILHGAGGQQYICRVLLLATGVMDRFPELPGLLPTLGKTIYVCPDCDGFEIQNRQTVLMGSGDVGANMAFVLRERTGDLTYINHERTPVSAENRIRLNDEDIQYIEEPVAHIEEENGRIEAVVLESGEVLPAERGFIAFGQNPVHSELAAQLGVTLHKNKHVEANKRSLMTNIEHVWVAGDVAVHAEQATVAMGEGAIAGIWMHKVLKKMSPVVFPPAKKRFAEK; encoded by the coding sequence TTGATCTATGATGCGATTATAGTCGGCGGCGGTTTTGCCGGGCTTCAGGCGGCTATTCAGTTGGGGCGGTACTCAGCCCATCAGGTGCTTGTAATTGATGCTGGAGGCGGAAGATCCAGTTTATGCCGGAGCTATCATAATATATTGGGCTGGCCTGATGGTGTGCCGGGTGAAGAGCTGCGGGCCAGGGGGAGACTTCAGGCGGAAAGAGCAGGTGTAGAGTTTCAGAAGGATAGAATAGTTAAGGCAGAGAAACCGGATGAATTATTCATACTTCATGGAGCCGGGGGACAGCAGTATATATGCAGGGTTCTGCTTCTTGCTACAGGAGTAATGGACCGCTTTCCTGAGCTGCCCGGCTTATTACCTACTCTTGGCAAAACAATATATGTGTGCCCGGACTGCGATGGCTTTGAGATTCAGAACCGGCAGACCGTATTGATGGGCTCTGGCGATGTAGGTGCTAATATGGCTTTTGTTTTGCGGGAACGCACGGGTGATCTGACGTACATTAATCATGAGCGCACCCCCGTGTCGGCGGAGAATCGTATTCGGCTGAATGATGAGGATATACAGTATATCGAAGAACCAGTAGCCCACATCGAGGAAGAGAACGGAAGAATTGAGGCGGTAGTCCTGGAGAGCGGCGAAGTGCTGCCGGCAGAGCGCGGGTTCATTGCTTTTGGCCAGAATCCAGTGCATTCGGAGCTTGCTGCACAGCTGGGAGTGACGCTTCATAAGAACAAGCATGTAGAGGCTAATAAACGTTCATTAATGACTAATATAGAGCATGTATGGGTGGCGGGAGATGTTGCCGTTCATGCGGAGCAGGCGACGGTGGCTATGGGTGAAGGAGCAATTGCCGGGATCTGGATGCATAAGGTTCTGAAGAAAATGAGTCCGGTAGTCTTTCCTCCAGCCAAGAAACGTTTTGCGGAAAAATAG
- a CDS encoding acyltransferase has product MAQKERIPQLDIFRAIAIIAVIAIHATSRTLAETLDTSLFHPFLFINKFSQFAVPSFVFLSGFVLFYNYFDRRLSGKTLAKFYSRRLIYIIVPYLVFSVLYFILKMTAGHTWGMPLNEQAAKFGKYLWTGTAYTHLYYIIIIIQFYVLFPLMLWCLQKVRRLAAWAPVIGLALQWGFVLLNKYMANHGYWQLSKGSLAITYFSYFLLGAAIAVYYSSLKKWLIPTREGWRSGKGASWVVLWLLWAAAGIVHVELWFNNYTKKTVINSLWYEGFSNLHALLSCLVLFQLSFLLYGAGRSLLARLLISAGACSFGIYLLHPALLFFYRKLPLHGGSLAYTAAIAGGWLVAFAGSWLVVALVFRYVKPAWVLFGSAPQKVKPAPKATV; this is encoded by the coding sequence ATGGCTCAAAAAGAAAGAATTCCGCAGCTCGATATATTCCGGGCGATTGCGATCATTGCTGTCATAGCGATTCATGCCACTTCGCGGACACTGGCGGAAACACTGGATACGTCTTTGTTTCATCCGTTTCTGTTCATTAACAAGTTCAGCCAGTTCGCTGTACCTTCGTTCGTGTTCCTAAGCGGGTTCGTGCTGTTCTACAATTATTTTGACCGCCGCTTAAGTGGCAAGACACTTGCCAAATTCTATAGCCGAAGGCTGATTTATATTATTGTGCCGTATCTTGTTTTTTCGGTGCTGTACTTTATATTAAAAATGACTGCCGGGCACACTTGGGGCATGCCTCTTAATGAGCAGGCGGCCAAATTCGGCAAATATCTGTGGACCGGTACGGCATATACCCATCTCTACTATATTATTATCATTATCCAGTTCTATGTGCTGTTCCCGCTCATGCTCTGGTGTCTGCAGAAGGTCCGCCGTCTGGCGGCGTGGGCACCGGTCATCGGCCTTGCGCTGCAGTGGGGCTTCGTGCTGCTGAACAAATATATGGCCAATCACGGGTACTGGCAGCTGTCTAAGGGCAGTCTTGCGATCACGTACTTCTCTTATTTCCTGCTCGGTGCAGCGATTGCGGTATATTACAGCTCTTTGAAAAAGTGGCTGATTCCTACCCGCGAAGGCTGGCGCTCCGGTAAAGGGGCAAGCTGGGTAGTACTATGGCTCTTATGGGCCGCTGCAGGGATCGTTCATGTGGAGCTGTGGTTCAACAATTATACGAAAAAGACGGTTATCAACAGTCTATGGTATGAAGGCTTCTCCAATCTTCATGCACTGCTCTCTTGTCTTGTGCTGTTCCAGCTGTCCTTCCTGCTGTACGGAGCGGGGCGGAGTCTGCTGGCAAGACTGCTGATCTCTGCAGGTGCCTGCTCCTTCGGGATATACCTGCTGCATCCGGCGCTGCTCTTCTTCTATAGAAAGCTGCCGCTGCACGGCGGATCGCTTGCCTACACGGCTGCAATTGCCGGGGGCTGGCTGGTGGCCTTCGCCGGCTCCTGGCTGGTCGTCGCCCTCGTCTTCCGTTATGTGAAGCCGGCATGGGTACTGTTTGGTTCTGCGCCGCAAAAGGTTAAGCCGGCGCCTAAAGCAACAGTGTAA
- the hprK gene encoding HPr(Ser) kinase/phosphatase — translation MAKKVKVSELVQHFQLEVVSGQEGLKRPITVDDLNRPGLEMAGYFEYYPEERVQLLGKTELAFFSMLPEEERKSRIRGICNDNTPCIVITRALDVPQELIEISNEKGLPVLRSSMATTIFSSRLTSFLEGRLAPTATIHGVLCDVYGVGMLITGSSGIGKSETALELVKRGHRLIADDAVEIRQTSDNQLHGTAPELIRHLLEIRGVGIINVMTLFGAGAIRNHKRITLVVRLEAWQQDKQYDRLGLDEETTRIIDTDVPLVTIPVRPGRNLAVIIEVAAMNYRLKQMGFNAALQFTNKLTATISEDMDDLD, via the coding sequence ATGGCTAAGAAGGTAAAGGTATCAGAATTGGTACAGCATTTTCAATTAGAGGTTGTTTCCGGACAAGAGGGTCTGAAAAGACCGATTACAGTGGATGACTTGAATCGTCCGGGACTGGAAATGGCCGGTTATTTCGAATATTATCCGGAAGAACGTGTTCAGCTGCTGGGCAAAACAGAGCTGGCCTTTTTCTCGATGCTTCCTGAGGAAGAACGCAAAAGCCGGATTCGCGGAATCTGTAACGACAACACTCCTTGTATTGTAATTACCCGTGCGCTGGATGTTCCGCAGGAGCTTATTGAAATCAGCAATGAAAAAGGACTGCCTGTGCTGCGCAGCTCGATGGCGACCACAATTTTCTCAAGCAGACTGACAAGCTTCCTGGAAGGCAGACTGGCACCCACAGCTACTATTCACGGCGTACTCTGTGATGTATATGGTGTGGGTATGCTGATTACTGGCAGCAGCGGTATCGGTAAAAGTGAAACAGCGCTGGAACTGGTGAAACGCGGTCATCGTCTGATCGCGGATGATGCTGTAGAGATCCGTCAGACCTCGGATAACCAGCTGCATGGCACAGCTCCGGAACTTATTCGTCACTTGCTTGAAATCCGCGGGGTAGGGATTATTAATGTAATGACTCTCTTCGGTGCCGGGGCAATCCGTAATCATAAGCGGATCACACTGGTCGTTAGACTTGAAGCCTGGCAGCAGGATAAACAATATGACCGGCTCGGACTGGACGAGGAGACTACACGGATCATTGACACCGATGTGCCGCTTGTAACGATCCCCGTACGTCCGGGACGTAACCTTGCGGTAATTATCGAGGTTGCAGCGATGAACTACCGGTTGAAACAAATGGGCTTTAACGCGGCTCTACAATTTACGAATAAACTTACAGCCACCATCTCTGAAGACATGGATGATCTGGACTAG
- a CDS encoding acyltransferase: MRKLTRYPVEGHNSLWYIYRTVSPWKGVRNFIFIQIARYCPVLPLKNWIYRRVLGMKVGKHTAFGLMAMVDVFFPEMITVGENSVIGYNTTILAHEYLIKEYRLGEVIIGENVLIGANTTILPGVTIGDGAVVAAGSVVHKNVAAGSFVGGNPLRELRPPGSAVNGIEE, translated from the coding sequence GTGAGAAAGTTAACCCGCTATCCGGTGGAGGGCCATAATTCGCTCTGGTATATTTACCGCACGGTCAGCCCGTGGAAGGGTGTGCGCAATTTTATTTTCATCCAGATTGCCCGCTACTGTCCGGTCTTGCCGCTTAAGAACTGGATTTACCGCAGGGTACTGGGCATGAAGGTGGGCAAGCATACCGCGTTTGGGCTAATGGCGATGGTGGACGTGTTTTTTCCTGAAATGATCACTGTCGGCGAAAACTCGGTAATCGGTTATAACACAACCATTCTTGCCCATGAATACCTCATTAAAGAGTACAGGCTGGGTGAAGTCATTATCGGTGAAAATGTACTGATCGGAGCCAACACAACGATATTGCCCGGCGTTACTATTGGAGATGGGGCGGTTGTTGCAGCGGGGTCTGTCGTGCATAAGAATGTAGCTGCCGGCTCGTTTGTCGGGGGCAATCCGCTGCGTGAGCTGCGTCCGCCGGGTTCAGCGGTGAATGGGATAGAAGAATAG
- the ppaX gene encoding pyrophosphatase PpaX, with translation MIECVLFDLDGTIVNTNELIIGSFMHALKENNLPVLTREEIIPHMGTTLQQQMSAFSGLQDTSVLELSYRSYNYAHHDELIRSFPHVNETMEGLLSRGIKLGIVTTKIRPTTLKALEMFDLLKYMDTIVTVNDVIQPKPHPEPVLTAVANLGVDPARTLMVGDSAVDIQSAKAAGVRVAGVAWSLKGEDMLRKYDPDYIIHDMTDLYTIVEQETKQP, from the coding sequence ATGATAGAATGCGTGTTATTTGACTTGGACGGAACGATTGTGAATACTAATGAGCTGATCATCGGCTCATTCATGCATGCGCTGAAGGAGAATAACCTGCCGGTTCTAACCCGGGAAGAGATTATTCCCCATATGGGAACTACGCTCCAGCAGCAGATGAGTGCATTCTCCGGTCTGCAGGATACAAGCGTGCTGGAGCTTTCTTACCGTTCATATAATTATGCGCATCATGATGAGCTGATCCGTTCGTTTCCTCATGTGAATGAGACTATGGAAGGGCTGTTAAGCCGGGGAATAAAACTCGGGATTGTAACAACGAAGATCCGTCCGACTACACTCAAAGCGCTGGAAATGTTCGACCTGCTGAAGTATATGGATACGATTGTGACGGTTAATGATGTCATTCAGCCTAAGCCGCATCCTGAGCCTGTTCTAACAGCGGTTGCTAATCTGGGTGTTGATCCGGCCCGAACCCTGATGGTGGGTGACAGTGCTGTCGATATTCAATCTGCTAAAGCAGCAGGTGTGCGTGTCGCTGGTGTTGCCTGGTCGCTTAAAGGTGAGGACATGCTGCGCAAGTACGACCCGGATTACATCATCCACGACATGACAGACTTGTATACTATAGTGGAGCAGGAGACGAAGCAGCCGTGA
- the lgt gene encoding prolipoprotein diacylglyceryl transferase, with product MFFSLAINPIVFSIGSLPVHWYGLILGLGALAGLFLAIQEGKRYNIPQEFFMDMLLLGVPSAIIGARIYFVAFKWEDYKDNLLDIFKVWNGGIAIYGALIGAIICGIIYFRYKGYPFWRIVDICAPGLLAGQMIGRWGNFINQEAYGGVVEESFLRDKLHLPDFIVNQMYIGDAFHHPTFLYESLWSLLGILLLMVLRRQKFIRAGEIFMSYFIWYSIGRFFIEALRTDSLGFNGSSGLASFINGLWSPMKWLGFEQGYFDPAYGNVRISQLLALLIIVVAVALIIVRRVSGQPKAHYSDPIVSTKPAAADAVVPESAVHTPQKAPQPIQPVEGSSEDKETKE from the coding sequence ATGTTTTTTTCATTAGCGATTAATCCGATTGTCTTCTCCATCGGTTCGCTGCCTGTTCACTGGTATGGGTTGATACTGGGTCTTGGTGCATTAGCCGGATTATTCCTTGCTATTCAAGAAGGCAAACGCTACAACATTCCGCAGGAGTTCTTCATGGACATGCTGCTGCTCGGAGTCCCTTCAGCGATCATTGGCGCGCGGATTTATTTTGTAGCGTTCAAGTGGGAAGATTATAAGGACAACCTGCTGGATATATTCAAGGTCTGGAATGGCGGTATTGCTATTTATGGCGCGCTGATCGGGGCGATCATCTGCGGAATTATTTATTTCCGTTACAAGGGTTATCCGTTCTGGCGAATCGTGGACATTTGTGCACCTGGACTGCTTGCCGGTCAGATGATCGGCCGTTGGGGTAACTTCATTAATCAGGAAGCCTATGGCGGTGTTGTAGAGGAATCTTTCCTGCGCGACAAGCTGCATCTGCCGGACTTTATTGTGAATCAAATGTACATAGGGGATGCGTTCCACCATCCAACCTTCCTGTATGAATCGCTCTGGAGCTTGCTGGGAATTCTGCTCCTCATGGTACTGCGCCGCCAGAAATTCATCCGTGCCGGGGAAATCTTCATGTCTTATTTCATCTGGTATTCGATCGGCCGCTTCTTTATTGAAGCTTTACGCACGGACAGTCTTGGATTTAACGGGAGCAGCGGTTTGGCATCGTTCATTAATGGTCTTTGGAGTCCAATGAAATGGCTGGGATTTGAGCAGGGGTATTTCGATCCGGCTTACGGTAATGTCCGTATCTCACAGCTGCTGGCACTACTGATCATTGTCGTTGCAGTTGCATTGATCATTGTACGGCGTGTAAGCGGTCAGCCGAAGGCTCATTATTCTGATCCGATTGTCAGCACTAAACCGGCGGCAGCAGATGCTGTCGTTCCCGAGAGTGCAGTCCATACACCGCAGAAGGCTCCTCAGCCTATTCAGCCGGTGGAGGGTTCATCTGAAGATAAGGAAACAAAGGAGTAG